Proteins encoded by one window of Kwoniella dejecticola CBS 10117 chromosome 9, complete sequence:
- a CDS encoding H/ACA ribonucleoprotein complex subunit 1, protein MSGRGGFSGRGGGDRGGRGGFRGGGRGGRGGFGQRDFGPPETVQEIGSFLHPVESEMLCSLVTPSKIPYFNAPIYLQNKTQIGKVDEILGPINQVYFTVKMDSGMVATSFKPEDKVYISGEKLLPIERFLPKPKTAGGKERGGARGGAGGRGGARGRGGPPGRGGGRGGFSARGAPGGRGGGRGGFGGGRGGSGGRGGGGGGRGGFGGGRGRGGY, encoded by the exons ATGagcggaagaggtggattcTCTGGACGGGGCGGAGGTGAtagaggaggacgaggtggattCCGAG GCggaggtagaggtggaagaggaggattcgGTCAACGTGATTTCGGACCTCCCGAGACtgtccaag AAATCGGATCATTCCTCCACCCCGTCGAATCGGAAATGCTCTGCTCCCTCGTGACTCCCAGTAAGATACCGTACTTCAACGCTCCGATATACTTGCAGAACAAGACGCAGATCGGTAAAGTCGACGAGATCCTCGGTCCGATAAACCAGGTCTACTTCacggtgaagatggattCAGGCATGGTAGCTACCTCGTTCAAACCCGAAGACAAAGTGTATATCTCAGGAGAGAAGCTGTTGCCCATAGAGAGGTTTTTGCCGAAACCCAAAACGGCAGGTGGgaagg AACGAGGCGGCGCTCGAGGCGGTGCTGGCGGTCGTGGAGGAGCCAGAGGCCGAGGCGGTCCACCGGGCCGAGGAGGCGGTCGGGGTGGTTTCTCAGCTCGTGGTGCGCCAGGTGGCAGAGGGGGAGGTAGAGGTGGATTCGGCGGTGGACggggtggaagtggaggacgaggtgggggaggagggggtagGGGTGGATTTGgtggaggacgaggtagaGGAGGGTATTAG